The following coding sequences lie in one Heyndrickxia oleronia genomic window:
- a CDS encoding single-stranded DNA-binding protein, with the protein MLNQVTLVGRLTKNPELRYTMEGKAVSNVTLALNRQYKNSSGEYDADFVLCTLWNKAAENTVKYCSKGSILGLVGKIQTRNYENQEGKRVYVTEVVANSVQFLGGKPSEDRELHTS; encoded by the coding sequence TTGTTAAATCAAGTGACATTAGTAGGTAGATTAACAAAAAATCCGGAGCTGCGCTATACAATGGAGGGGAAAGCTGTATCAAATGTGACACTTGCCTTAAATCGTCAATATAAAAATAGTTCCGGTGAATATGATGCGGATTTTGTCCTTTGTACGCTATGGAATAAAGCTGCAGAAAATACAGTTAAATATTGTTCTAAGGGTTCTATTTTAGGACTTGTTGGGAAGATTCAAACGAGAAACTATGAAAATCAAGAAGGAAAGAGGGTGTATGTAACAGAGGTTGTTGCAAATTCAGTACAATTTCTAGGTGGTAAACCGTCAGAAGATAGGGAACTGCACACATCATAA
- the fabZ gene encoding 3-hydroxyacyl-ACP dehydratase FabZ, translating into MLDIKQIKEIIPHRYPFLLVDRILEVEEGKSAVGIKNVTGNEDFFNGHFPEYPVMPGVLIVEALAQVGGVAMLKKEENRGKLAFFTGIDKCRFKRQVKPGDQLRLEVEMIRFKGPIGKGKGIATVNGELVCEAEMMFALEK; encoded by the coding sequence ATGTTAGATATTAAACAAATAAAAGAGATTATACCGCATCGTTATCCATTTTTACTAGTTGATCGGATTTTAGAAGTTGAAGAAGGAAAGAGTGCGGTAGGGATTAAAAATGTAACAGGCAATGAGGATTTTTTTAATGGACATTTTCCGGAATATCCAGTTATGCCGGGTGTTTTAATTGTAGAGGCACTTGCACAAGTAGGTGGAGTTGCGATGTTAAAAAAAGAAGAAAATCGTGGAAAACTTGCTTTCTTTACTGGTATAGATAAATGCCGATTTAAGCGCCAGGTTAAGCCTGGTGATCAATTAAGACTAGAGGTAGAGATGATCCGTTTTAAAGGGCCAATTGGCAAGGGAAAGGGCATTGCAACTGTAAACGGTGAGCTTGTTTGTGAAGCAGAAATGATGTTTGCATTAGAGAAATAA
- a CDS encoding DEAD/DEAH box helicase — MLKTMMLKVQIKPLEDGRFFIYVKDINQSFVHPNDWRKQLFIWHKESYFGTSLDIETFQGVDGITLNSWELLTLLANENFSSIIQWDWDEVGQMFLGVAYTMYEAIRSGSFSPLFSKTDPVIQWPLPPYVKEDFHESFWTRPINDTTVLEMVEHWFQSAVENYYLSNPKLKQKVSSLIHSNLLPEELTSYFSDQSFQQWVALENKLPFHIGLRLTEPEMEDEPWKLETILRDRKITDRLYPITNYPDKWRKFQGDITEEQLRWIKLFPWLKDGNGLTDQLDEDQAWSFLTDVSEKLLVLGVEILLPSWWIAMKDAQITLKARVKQSSASYRPSFVGLNAVVDFDWRLSVNGSELSEAEFQQMIESKRRLIKVNGEWVRLDPKMIRQLQELMQRAQKEGLRVRDILEQEFIDNDEEALEDYDPKAFAKIQIELNRSIKTLINQLTDMNNIPETSIPQDFQGELRPYQVQGYSWLTFLRKYQFGAILADDMGLGKTVQLLTYLLHVKQTTPANGPALIICPTSVLGNWQKEFERFAPNMNVVLHYGPNRSKGDGFIQSLHNVDIILTTYGLSHLDFEDLSLIEWSTIAIDEAQNIKNAGTKQSRAIRKLKGSHKIALTGTPMENRLSELWSIFDFTNHGFLGTFSQFQKKYILPIEKDGSEEKIRELQAIIRPFLLRRTKKDPEVELNLPDKIEEKEYCPLTTEQASLYEQLIRDTFDEIDKLSSFERKGLILKMLGHLKQLCNHPALYLKEEEPKHIEKRSHKIEKLIELLSTILDAQEGCLIFTQYIGMGKIIQQTLKRHFQLNVPFLNGSMPKAKRDEYVQAFQNGEFPIFLISLKAGGTGLNLTAANHVIHYDRWWNPAVENQATDRAYRIGQNRFVHVHKFITTGTLEEKIDAMLEKKQALNDEIIQSDNWITELTNVELQQLLSLS, encoded by the coding sequence ATGCTTAAAACAATGATGCTAAAGGTTCAAATCAAACCTTTAGAAGATGGACGGTTCTTTATCTATGTCAAAGATATAAATCAATCCTTTGTTCACCCTAATGATTGGAGAAAACAATTATTTATATGGCATAAAGAAAGCTATTTCGGAACTTCCTTGGATATTGAAACATTCCAAGGTGTAGATGGCATTACATTAAATAGCTGGGAGCTTTTAACTTTATTAGCGAATGAAAATTTCAGCTCCATTATTCAATGGGACTGGGATGAAGTAGGACAAATGTTTCTTGGTGTTGCTTATACAATGTATGAAGCTATACGCTCAGGGTCCTTTTCCCCGCTTTTTTCTAAAACTGATCCGGTCATCCAGTGGCCACTACCCCCTTATGTAAAGGAGGACTTCCATGAATCGTTCTGGACTCGGCCAATAAATGACACAACCGTATTAGAAATGGTTGAACATTGGTTTCAATCAGCAGTTGAAAACTATTATTTATCAAATCCTAAATTAAAGCAGAAAGTATCATCTTTAATCCATTCAAACTTATTACCAGAAGAGCTTACTTCCTATTTTAGTGACCAGAGTTTTCAACAGTGGGTGGCATTAGAAAATAAGTTACCCTTCCATATCGGATTACGCTTAACAGAGCCTGAAATGGAAGATGAGCCTTGGAAATTAGAAACAATTCTCCGCGATCGGAAAATAACGGATCGTTTATATCCAATAACAAATTATCCTGATAAATGGAGAAAATTTCAAGGAGATATAACGGAAGAACAGCTTAGGTGGATAAAGCTTTTTCCTTGGCTAAAAGATGGAAATGGATTAACAGATCAACTAGACGAGGATCAGGCATGGAGTTTTTTAACCGATGTCAGTGAGAAACTTCTAGTACTAGGTGTTGAAATATTACTACCTTCTTGGTGGATAGCTATGAAGGATGCACAAATCACTCTCAAAGCAAGAGTAAAACAATCCAGCGCTAGCTACCGACCGTCATTTGTCGGACTAAATGCAGTGGTAGATTTTGATTGGCGTTTATCCGTTAACGGTTCAGAACTATCCGAGGCAGAATTCCAACAAATGATTGAAAGTAAACGGAGATTAATCAAAGTCAATGGTGAATGGGTAAGATTAGACCCAAAAATGATTAGACAGTTACAAGAGCTCATGCAACGTGCACAGAAAGAAGGATTAAGAGTTCGTGATATTCTTGAACAAGAATTCATAGATAATGATGAGGAAGCATTAGAGGATTATGACCCAAAAGCATTTGCTAAAATACAAATTGAACTAAACCGGTCTATTAAAACACTAATAAATCAACTGACCGATATGAATAATATCCCTGAGACCTCTATTCCTCAGGACTTTCAAGGAGAATTACGTCCATATCAAGTTCAAGGATATAGTTGGTTAACCTTTTTAAGAAAATACCAATTTGGAGCAATTTTAGCTGATGACATGGGTCTTGGGAAGACGGTTCAGTTACTTACATACTTATTACATGTGAAGCAAACCACTCCTGCAAATGGGCCCGCACTAATTATTTGTCCAACATCAGTGCTTGGAAATTGGCAGAAAGAGTTTGAGCGATTTGCCCCAAATATGAATGTAGTATTGCATTATGGTCCTAATCGTTCTAAAGGAGATGGATTTATTCAGTCACTTCATAATGTTGATATCATTTTAACAACCTATGGCTTATCCCATCTTGATTTTGAAGATTTATCACTCATTGAATGGAGCACGATTGCCATTGATGAGGCCCAGAATATAAAAAATGCAGGGACAAAGCAATCACGAGCTATCCGTAAATTAAAAGGCAGTCACAAAATCGCATTAACCGGAACACCGATGGAGAACCGCTTATCGGAATTATGGTCGATATTTGACTTCACGAACCACGGATTCCTTGGGACATTCTCTCAATTTCAAAAAAAATATATTTTGCCAATTGAAAAGGATGGCTCTGAAGAAAAAATACGTGAACTACAAGCAATCATTCGACCGTTCCTACTAAGAAGGACAAAGAAAGATCCTGAAGTCGAACTCAATTTACCAGATAAAATTGAGGAGAAAGAGTACTGTCCGTTAACGACCGAACAAGCTTCTCTCTATGAACAGCTTATTCGCGATACTTTTGATGAAATTGACAAATTATCAAGCTTTGAACGGAAAGGGCTCATTTTAAAAATGTTAGGCCATCTAAAACAATTATGTAACCACCCAGCTTTATATTTGAAAGAAGAGGAACCTAAGCATATTGAAAAACGTTCCCATAAAATTGAAAAGCTTATCGAGCTTCTTTCAACAATTTTAGATGCTCAGGAAGGCTGTTTAATTTTCACTCAATATATTGGGATGGGGAAAATAATTCAACAAACACTAAAACGCCATTTCCAACTAAATGTCCCATTTTTAAATGGAAGTATGCCGAAGGCAAAACGAGACGAATATGTACAGGCGTTTCAAAATGGCGAATTTCCAATCTTCCTTATATCATTAAAAGCGGGGGGTACAGGGTTGAACCTTACTGCAGCCAATCATGTCATTCATTATGATCGGTGGTGGAACCCAGCAGTAGAAAATCAAGCAACTGACCGTGCTTATCGGATAGGTCAAAACCGTTTTGTTCACGTTCATAAATTTATTACAACCGGTACACTAGAGGAAAAGATTGATGCCATGCTCGAAAAGAAACAAGCGCTAAATGATGAGATCATCCAAAGTGATAATTGGATTACAGAACTTACAAATGTAGAATTACAACAATTACTTTCCCTTTCATAA
- a CDS encoding M23 family metallopeptidase, whose amino-acid sequence MREEEKKLTSRKKGTKNFFKKRWVYPAIYLASAALIITAIFWYQSAGNQSAKDEFGYQGDKLGKDGYKNPAVEVNKSVENFKWPVKNEKQAQIEKEFYDANASEEKQEAAMIVYGSTYEPNRGIDITMKDKKEFQVAAALSGTVSNIQNDDLLGNVIEIKHDDGVVTQYQSVKDIKVSVGDKVKQGQVIATSNTSQLNQEAGTHLHFEIRKDNVPVNPVSYFGEPLSSIKEVMKENVKEEQNNENVNGEADESQSNSLDGENKKNDALDQTENKDSQG is encoded by the coding sequence ATGAGAGAGGAAGAAAAGAAACTAACTTCTCGAAAAAAAGGTACAAAAAACTTTTTTAAAAAGCGTTGGGTTTATCCTGCTATTTATCTAGCAAGTGCTGCATTAATCATTACAGCAATCTTTTGGTACCAATCAGCAGGAAATCAATCAGCAAAGGATGAATTTGGCTATCAAGGGGATAAACTAGGCAAAGATGGATATAAAAATCCTGCGGTTGAAGTAAACAAATCTGTAGAAAACTTCAAGTGGCCCGTAAAAAATGAAAAGCAGGCCCAAATTGAAAAAGAATTCTATGACGCAAATGCATCAGAAGAGAAGCAAGAGGCGGCAATGATAGTTTATGGATCAACTTATGAACCAAATCGTGGTATTGATATTACGATGAAGGACAAAAAGGAATTCCAAGTAGCAGCTGCATTAAGTGGTACAGTTTCTAATATACAAAATGATGATTTATTAGGAAATGTAATAGAAATTAAGCATGATGATGGTGTTGTGACTCAATATCAATCGGTTAAAGACATTAAAGTAAGTGTTGGAGATAAAGTAAAGCAAGGTCAAGTAATTGCTACCTCCAATACTAGCCAATTAAACCAAGAGGCTGGGACACACTTGCATTTCGAAATTAGAAAAGATAATGTTCCGGTAAATCCTGTATCTTATTTTGGAGAACCACTTTCTTCCATTAAAGAAGTCATGAAGGAAAATGTGAAGGAAGAGCAAAATAATGAAAATGTAAATGGAGAAGCCGACGAAAGCCAATCCAATTCATTGGATGGCGAAAATAAGAAAAATGATGCATTGGATCAAACAGAAAACAAAGATTCACAAGGATAA
- a CDS encoding alkaline phosphatase, translating into MKILLSVLSLLSLLFYSSPFFARASEQTPKKVIFMVMDGTNSDVITLSRWFKGHPLALDSILVGGVQTYSLRSGITDSAAAATAMSTSKKTVEDMIGMIPYMDREIGSIARPTSTILEAAKQKGMATGIVATSPIQHATPAAFSAHSNSRNDYDDIAEQQVYQDMDVVLGGGKMALLPKSTNPSSLPQHLSGIGSTLPLYRKDGENLIQILKKKGYQYIETKKQLNSVSSSKIWGTFATEDIAYEFDRKRLAPQQPSLAQMTKKAINVLSKDPNGFFLFIEGSKIDWAAHKNDPVGMISEVLSFDSAVKAALDFAKRDQNTLLIAVTDHGNSGLTMGNTNTNHSYYKMPVSKFIGPLKKAKFTLAGSISRLKKDQSNLKKIAQDYGLNPLSKQDYKRLKTAKNLEDEMANQLAKRANLGFTTKGHTGEDVFLYAYGPNKPTGLINNTEIPKIIASFLQVESFQKLNKLLFVDAADYYEQKGYLTKIDRSNKENPVFIAKKNNETIKYPANKNIKVFNENVVELDGITICNGNKFWISILEKQKGAGPTPSS; encoded by the coding sequence ATGAAAATATTGCTATCGGTATTATCTTTATTATCGCTACTCTTCTATTCATCACCATTCTTCGCAAGAGCAAGTGAACAAACTCCTAAAAAAGTGATATTTATGGTCATGGATGGAACCAATTCAGATGTAATTACATTATCTCGCTGGTTTAAAGGTCATCCACTTGCGCTTGACAGTATTCTTGTAGGCGGTGTACAAACGTACTCCTTACGATCCGGTATTACTGACTCAGCAGCTGCGGCAACTGCAATGTCCACAAGTAAAAAAACTGTCGAGGATATGATTGGTATGATACCTTATATGGATCGAGAAATAGGCTCTATTGCACGTCCAACTTCCACTATACTGGAAGCAGCGAAACAGAAAGGAATGGCCACAGGAATTGTTGCTACATCCCCTATTCAACATGCAACACCTGCAGCATTTTCGGCGCATTCTAACTCAAGAAATGATTATGATGACATTGCAGAACAACAGGTTTATCAAGACATGGATGTTGTATTAGGCGGAGGCAAGATGGCCCTTCTTCCAAAATCAACGAACCCGAGTAGTTTACCACAACACTTATCTGGAATAGGGTCAACACTTCCACTGTATCGAAAAGATGGAGAAAATTTAATTCAAATACTAAAAAAGAAAGGATATCAATACATCGAAACAAAAAAACAGCTCAATTCCGTATCCAGTTCTAAAATTTGGGGTACCTTTGCTACAGAGGATATTGCATATGAGTTTGACCGCAAACGTTTAGCTCCTCAGCAACCTTCATTAGCACAAATGACGAAAAAAGCGATCAATGTATTATCAAAAGACCCCAACGGCTTCTTTCTCTTTATAGAAGGGAGTAAAATAGACTGGGCAGCTCATAAAAATGATCCAGTTGGGATGATAAGTGAAGTTCTATCCTTTGATTCAGCAGTTAAAGCAGCTTTGGATTTTGCAAAAAGAGATCAGAATACCCTTTTAATTGCGGTAACGGATCACGGAAATAGCGGGCTGACGATGGGAAACACTAATACGAATCATTCTTATTATAAAATGCCTGTGTCAAAATTTATTGGTCCATTAAAAAAAGCTAAATTTACTTTAGCAGGCTCCATTTCCCGCTTGAAAAAGGATCAATCAAACTTAAAGAAAATAGCACAAGATTATGGCTTAAACCCACTTTCAAAGCAAGATTATAAGCGATTAAAAACAGCCAAGAATCTTGAAGATGAAATGGCTAACCAATTAGCCAAACGGGCAAATTTAGGCTTTACTACTAAGGGACATACTGGTGAAGATGTATTCTTATATGCATATGGACCAAATAAACCCACAGGATTAATTAACAATACAGAAATTCCAAAAATAATCGCTTCTTTCCTACAGGTTGAGTCCTTTCAAAAGCTAAACAAACTTCTTTTTGTTGATGCCGCGGACTATTATGAACAAAAAGGATATCTTACTAAAATCGATCGCTCTAATAAAGAAAATCCTGTATTTATTGCTAAAAAAAATAATGAAACAATCAAATACCCTGCAAACAAAAATATTAAAGTTTTCAATGAAAATGTTGTAGAATTAGATGGAATTACTATTTGTAACGGAAATAAGTTCTGGATCAGTATTTTAGAAAAGCAAAAAGGTGCGGGGCCCACTCCCTCATCCTAA
- a CDS encoding flagellar hook-basal body protein — translation MLRGFYTAASGMITQQRKTDLLTNNMANANTPGFKSDQSMIRAFPEMLLQRLDSKSLPVNNSLSLSKFQPIGGLNTGVYMQETIPKFLQGDLKETELKTDLALIDLNGNTSSSFFKVQDASGQVKYTRNGNFTIDSDGFLTTASGLYVLNDQNRPIQLPDDQFTVSNSGVITSNGNQVGRLGIAYTNNPDALMKEGDGLYRTENEEQLPNAVDNQFRIQQGYIERSNVDVSQTMTEMLSAYRSFEANQKVLQAYDRSMEKTVNEIGRVNG, via the coding sequence ATGCTAAGGGGTTTTTATACTGCTGCATCAGGAATGATAACACAGCAAAGAAAAACAGATTTACTTACTAATAATATGGCTAATGCAAATACACCCGGATTTAAGAGTGATCAATCAATGATTCGAGCATTTCCTGAAATGCTTTTGCAGAGACTTGATTCAAAAAGCTTACCAGTAAATAACTCGTTATCACTATCTAAGTTTCAACCAATTGGTGGATTAAATACTGGGGTTTACATGCAGGAAACGATTCCTAAGTTTTTACAAGGTGATTTAAAAGAGACGGAATTAAAAACAGATTTAGCACTTATAGATTTAAATGGGAATACAAGCTCATCATTTTTTAAAGTTCAGGATGCTAGTGGACAAGTAAAATATACACGTAATGGGAATTTTACAATTGATTCAGATGGCTTTTTAACTACAGCTAGTGGCCTTTATGTATTAAATGACCAGAACAGACCCATTCAATTACCTGATGATCAATTTACTGTGAGTAATAGCGGGGTAATAACTTCTAATGGTAACCAAGTAGGTAGATTAGGGATTGCATATACCAATAATCCAGATGCCCTTATGAAAGAAGGCGACGGATTATATCGTACAGAGAACGAGGAACAACTTCCAAACGCTGTAGATAATCAATTCCGTATTCAACAAGGATATATAGAGAGATCGAATGTTGATGTATCACAAACAATGACAGAAATGCTCTCTGCTTATCGGTCGTTTGAAGCCAATCAGAAGGTATTACAGGCATATGACCGGAGTATGGAGAAAACGGTAAATGAAATAGGAAGAGTGAATGGCTAA
- a CDS encoding DNA-directed RNA polymerase subunit beta → MMEKEIHESPKTREQLKKEKLKNKPSMKEKRKIRIRLIPIWLRIIIVVIALVASLLAGVVVGYGVIGDGNPMDALKKSTWTHIIDLVKKK, encoded by the coding sequence ATGATGGAAAAGGAAATCCACGAAAGTCCGAAAACTCGTGAACAATTAAAAAAAGAAAAGTTAAAAAACAAGCCATCAATGAAGGAAAAGCGAAAAATTCGCATTCGCCTTATCCCTATTTGGTTAAGAATAATAATTGTTGTCATAGCTTTGGTTGCTAGTTTACTTGCGGGTGTTGTTGTTGGCTATGGGGTGATTGGTGATGGAAATCCGATGGATGCGTTGAAAAAGTCAACCTGGACCCATATAATTGATTTAGTGAAAAAAAAGTAG
- a CDS encoding rod shape-determining protein, giving the protein MFAKDIGIDLGTANVLIHVKGQGIVLNEPSVVAIDKNINKVLAVGEEARRMVGRTPGNIVAIRPLKDGVIADFDVTETMLRHFINKLNVKGFLSKPRILICCPTNITSVEQKAIREAAEKSGGKKVYLEEEPKVAAIGAGMDIFQPSGNMVVDIGGGTTDVAVLSMGDIVTSASIKMAGDKFDNEILQYIKKEYKLLIGERTAENIKINIGTVFPGSRHEEMEIRGRDMVTGLPRTITVNSKEVELALRESISVIVQAAKNVLEKTPPELSADIIDRGVILTGGGALLHGIDQLLSEELKVPVLVAEEPMDSVAIGTGIMLENMDKIAKGRII; this is encoded by the coding sequence ATGTTTGCAAAGGATATTGGAATTGACTTAGGAACGGCAAATGTATTGATCCACGTAAAAGGGCAAGGAATTGTATTAAATGAGCCATCAGTAGTAGCTATCGATAAAAATATTAATAAAGTTTTGGCAGTTGGAGAAGAAGCACGTAGGATGGTCGGAAGAACACCAGGAAATATTGTTGCCATTCGTCCATTGAAAGATGGAGTTATTGCAGATTTTGATGTAACCGAAACCATGCTAAGACATTTTATCAATAAGCTAAATGTGAAGGGGTTCTTATCAAAACCAAGAATTCTTATTTGCTGCCCAACGAATATCACAAGTGTTGAACAAAAGGCAATTAGAGAAGCTGCTGAAAAAAGTGGCGGTAAAAAGGTTTACTTGGAAGAGGAACCAAAAGTAGCAGCCATTGGTGCAGGAATGGATATATTTCAGCCTAGCGGGAATATGGTCGTAGACATCGGTGGTGGTACGACAGATGTTGCGGTACTCTCTATGGGGGATATTGTTACGTCAGCATCTATTAAGATGGCAGGGGATAAATTTGATAATGAGATTCTTCAATATATTAAGAAGGAATACAAGCTCTTAATCGGTGAGCGCACAGCGGAAAATATAAAGATAAATATTGGAACTGTCTTTCCTGGTTCTAGACATGAAGAGATGGAGATTCGCGGTCGTGATATGGTAACTGGTCTTCCGAGAACAATTACTGTTAATTCAAAAGAGGTTGAGTTAGCCCTACGAGAATCTATATCTGTAATTGTTCAGGCAGCTAAAAATGTATTAGAGAAGACTCCTCCTGAGCTATCAGCTGATATTATTGATCGTGGTGTCATTTTAACTGGTGGTGGAGCCTTACTACACGGTATTGATCAATTACTTTCAGAAGAGTTAAAAGTGCCTGTATTAGTAGCTGAAGAGCCTATGGATTCTGTTGCAATTGGTACTGGTATTATGCTTGAGAACATGGACAAAATTGCAAAAGGAAGAATCATTTAA
- a CDS encoding flagellar hook-basal body protein: MNRSMIVASNTMNQLQKQLDIISNNLANIDTNGFKKREATFTDLLAQSFNNQPNKNEEIGRLTPNEIRVGVGAKLAQSQMVTKQGSLKQTGRPLDIAFTNESQYMKVLVDNNGEGNIRYTRDGALYLSPINQNEMLLVNSEGYPVLDENNQMISISGNSSQYTFSADGRFEVTLTNGQKQEFNLGIVSVKKPQFLEQMGENLLGVPANAGATVNDILTELVGPLRNQVSIQQGSLEGSNVNLSKEMTDLINVQRSYQFQSKAISLSDQMMGLVNGIR; encoded by the coding sequence GTGAATAGATCAATGATTGTCGCATCGAATACAATGAACCAATTGCAAAAACAACTTGACATCATTAGTAATAATCTTGCTAATATTGATACAAATGGCTTCAAAAAAAGAGAAGCTACATTTACCGACCTTTTAGCTCAATCATTTAATAATCAACCGAATAAGAATGAGGAAATAGGGAGATTAACTCCTAATGAAATACGTGTAGGTGTCGGGGCTAAGCTTGCACAGTCACAAATGGTGACAAAACAGGGAAGCTTAAAACAAACGGGTAGACCTTTAGATATTGCCTTTACTAATGAGAGTCAATATATGAAAGTATTAGTTGATAATAATGGAGAAGGTAATATTCGTTATACTCGTGACGGTGCACTATATTTATCACCGATAAATCAAAATGAGATGCTTCTAGTTAATAGTGAGGGCTATCCAGTTTTAGACGAAAATAACCAAATGATTTCGATTAGTGGGAATAGTAGTCAATATACATTTTCAGCTGACGGAAGGTTTGAAGTGACCTTAACGAATGGACAAAAGCAGGAATTTAATCTTGGAATTGTTTCCGTTAAGAAGCCTCAGTTTCTAGAACAGATGGGCGAGAATTTACTTGGAGTACCTGCAAATGCTGGGGCGACGGTTAATGACATCCTAACCGAACTAGTTGGACCATTGAGAAATCAAGTTTCGATTCAACAAGGATCTCTAGAAGGTTCAAATGTTAATTTAAGTAAAGAAATGACAGACTTGATTAATGTTCAACGATCCTATCAATTTCAATCTAAAGCAATTTCGTTATCTGATCAGATGATGGGTCTAGTTAACGGAATTCGTTAA
- the spoIIID gene encoding sporulation transcriptional regulator SpoIIID: MHDYIKERTIKIGKYIVETRKTVRVIAKEFGVSKSTVHKDLTERLPEINPELANEVKEILDYHKSIRHLRGGEATKQKYKKEELQSN, from the coding sequence GTGCACGATTACATCAAAGAGAGAACTATCAAGATTGGAAAGTATATCGTGGAGACGAGAAAAACAGTTCGCGTCATTGCGAAGGAGTTTGGCGTGTCCAAAAGTACTGTCCACAAAGATTTAACTGAACGATTACCAGAAATAAATCCTGAACTTGCTAATGAGGTAAAAGAAATATTAGATTATCATAAATCAATTCGCCATCTTCGTGGTGGAGAAGCCACGAAACAAAAATATAAAAAGGAAGAATTACAAAGTAATTAA
- a CDS encoding YwpF-like family protein codes for MKTFKIVSLQVIDNENIIDIVLEDGLIINKEDGKMTWLIEAYTDKKYYDFFRTAQQMTNDLKVQVIITNEANDPAPFRTHIRCIKLFEKNMSVLLEGHLNVKRNEYAELLLNELVQEGFAGDNLIAEFKNRMRKKTKYPVSKNN; via the coding sequence ATGAAGACCTTCAAAATTGTTTCACTACAAGTCATTGATAATGAAAATATAATAGACATCGTATTAGAAGATGGATTAATTATTAATAAAGAGGATGGAAAAATGACTTGGCTAATCGAAGCATATACAGATAAAAAATATTACGATTTTTTCCGAACAGCTCAACAAATGACCAATGATTTAAAGGTACAAGTCATTATAACAAATGAAGCGAATGATCCAGCTCCATTTAGAACCCACATCCGCTGTATAAAACTATTTGAAAAAAATATGAGTGTGCTACTTGAAGGCCATTTAAATGTAAAGCGAAACGAATATGCGGAGTTATTATTAAACGAGTTGGTGCAAGAGGGCTTTGCGGGTGACAATTTAATAGCAGAATTTAAAAATCGAATGCGTAAAAAGACTAAATATCCAGTATCAAAAAATAATTGA